The proteins below come from a single Prolixibacter sp. NT017 genomic window:
- a CDS encoding serpin family protein has protein sequence MKLTKLVTLILLPVSMTGCSSGANDNTPGTDIKLDEKSTEIVNSDNQFGFNLFGTLIENSEAGTNLMISPLSISSALSMALNGANGDTRTEMEQVLSSSGFTTDDINSAYQKLIPALRNCDTSVDLDIANSIWIRKNFDVLEKFIKVNNDYYDAEVTRLPFDNTAVNQINDWVSRKTHDRIQKMVTNIDPNDVMYLLNAIYFKGSWAEKFDSNTTQNKPFTLTDNNTVNVPMMRKNLKLSYLATNKFRMAAFPYGRGKFRMLVMLPNEGVSNTEILQSLDADSWQTYLKGMSQPVELDVWLPKFTFSWETGLKDVLASLGMPKAFSQSEADFTNINSDGRLYISKVKHKTFIEVNEEGTEAAASTSVGISLNSIGPSAVEFHADHPFLFFITEEDTGAILFMGQLSDPETES, from the coding sequence ATGAAGTTAACAAAACTAGTTACCCTGATTCTATTGCCGGTTTCGATGACCGGTTGTTCTTCCGGGGCGAATGATAATACACCCGGAACCGACATCAAACTCGATGAGAAGTCGACTGAAATAGTCAATTCAGATAATCAGTTTGGCTTTAACCTGTTCGGCACATTGATTGAAAACAGTGAAGCCGGCACCAACCTGATGATATCACCGCTCAGTATATCGAGTGCTCTGAGCATGGCCCTCAACGGAGCAAACGGCGACACCCGCACCGAAATGGAGCAGGTACTATCATCCAGCGGATTTACGACCGATGATATTAACTCTGCCTACCAGAAATTAATTCCCGCTTTGCGGAATTGCGACACCAGCGTTGACCTCGATATTGCCAATTCCATCTGGATTCGGAAAAATTTTGATGTACTGGAAAAGTTCATCAAAGTCAATAACGATTATTACGACGCGGAAGTTACCCGACTTCCCTTCGATAACACTGCCGTGAATCAAATCAATGATTGGGTCAGCCGGAAAACGCACGACCGGATTCAGAAAATGGTGACCAACATCGATCCGAATGATGTGATGTACCTGTTGAATGCCATTTATTTCAAAGGAAGCTGGGCAGAGAAATTCGATTCGAATACTACGCAGAATAAGCCATTCACACTGACCGATAACAACACGGTCAACGTTCCGATGATGCGGAAAAATCTGAAGCTGTCGTACCTGGCGACCAACAAATTTCGGATGGCGGCTTTTCCTTACGGACGGGGGAAATTCAGGATGCTCGTAATGCTGCCCAACGAAGGGGTATCAAATACCGAGATATTGCAATCGCTGGACGCCGATTCATGGCAGACTTATTTGAAAGGAATGAGCCAACCGGTGGAACTGGATGTTTGGCTGCCCAAATTCACCTTTTCGTGGGAAACCGGACTGAAAGACGTGCTGGCCTCCTTGGGAATGCCCAAAGCCTTTTCGCAATCCGAGGCAGACTTCACAAATATCAACAGCGACGGAAGATTATACATCAGCAAAGTGAAACATAAGACATTTATTGAAGTAAACGAGGAAGGAACGGAGGCGGCTGCTTCCACATCAGTGGGAATTAGTCTTAATTCCATTGGGCCTTCGGCTGTGGAGTTTCATGCCGACCATCCTTTCCTTTTCTTCATTACGGAAGAAGATACCGGGGCTATTTTGTTTATGGGGCAACTGTCGGACCCGGAGACAGAAAGTTGA
- the lpdA gene encoding dihydrolipoyl dehydrogenase, whose amino-acid sequence MNYDLLVIGSGPGGYVAAIRASQLGLKVAVVEKENVGGICLNWGCIPTKSLLKSAQVFEYTKHAADYGVAIDGDIKADFTSMVKRSRDVAGGMSNGVQFLFKKNKVEKIEGFGKLVAKNTVEVTDSKGKKEKYTAKHILLATGAHSKQLPNLPQDGKKIIGYREALSLDKQPESMVVVGSGAIGSEFAYFYSAIGTKVTLVEFMPTLVPNEDADVAAQLGRSFKKMGMKVMVNSSVEKVDTSGKKCKVTVKTKKGEEQIEADIVLSAVGIEPNLEGIGLEEMKIATEKGKIKVDDYYRTNVEGVYAIGDIVHGPALAHVASAEGIICVEKIAGENPQPLDYGNIPANTYTTPEIASVGMTEKAAKEAGYELKVGKFPFTASGKAKSAGAADGFVKLIFDAKYGELLGAHLIGANVTEMIAELVVARKLEITGHELIKSVHPHPTMSEAVMEAAAAAFDEVIHI is encoded by the coding sequence ATGAACTACGATCTTTTAGTTATAGGAAGTGGTCCGGGCGGATATGTTGCCGCTATCAGGGCCTCGCAGCTCGGTTTAAAAGTAGCTGTAGTTGAGAAAGAAAACGTGGGTGGAATCTGCCTGAACTGGGGATGTATTCCGACCAAATCGTTGCTGAAAAGCGCGCAGGTTTTCGAATATACCAAACACGCAGCCGATTACGGTGTAGCCATCGACGGCGATATCAAGGCCGATTTTACCAGCATGGTAAAACGAAGTCGTGACGTAGCCGGTGGCATGAGCAACGGCGTTCAGTTTCTTTTCAAGAAGAATAAAGTTGAAAAGATTGAAGGTTTTGGAAAGCTCGTTGCCAAAAACACCGTTGAAGTAACCGACAGCAAAGGGAAAAAAGAAAAGTATACAGCCAAGCACATTCTGTTGGCCACAGGTGCTCACTCGAAGCAGCTGCCCAACCTGCCGCAGGATGGTAAAAAAATTATCGGTTACCGCGAGGCTCTTTCACTCGATAAACAACCCGAAAGCATGGTGGTTGTCGGGTCCGGAGCCATCGGAAGCGAGTTTGCCTATTTCTATTCAGCTATCGGAACCAAAGTAACGTTGGTCGAATTCATGCCGACCCTGGTTCCGAACGAAGACGCCGATGTAGCTGCTCAGCTTGGACGCTCGTTCAAGAAAATGGGTATGAAAGTAATGGTGAATTCTTCGGTCGAAAAGGTTGACACTTCAGGCAAGAAATGCAAGGTAACCGTGAAAACCAAGAAAGGCGAAGAGCAGATTGAAGCCGACATCGTACTTTCAGCGGTTGGTATCGAGCCGAACCTCGAGGGCATTGGCCTGGAAGAGATGAAGATTGCTACCGAGAAAGGTAAAATCAAGGTAGACGATTATTACCGCACCAACGTGGAAGGTGTTTATGCCATCGGTGATATCGTTCACGGACCGGCACTGGCACACGTGGCTTCCGCCGAAGGTATTATCTGTGTTGAGAAGATTGCCGGTGAAAATCCGCAGCCGCTCGATTATGGAAATATTCCGGCCAACACGTACACCACCCCTGAGATTGCTTCAGTCGGTATGACCGAGAAAGCTGCGAAGGAAGCTGGTTACGAACTGAAAGTCGGTAAATTCCCGTTCACGGCATCCGGTAAAGCAAAATCGGCCGGTGCTGCCGACGGTTTTGTGAAACTGATTTTCGATGCCAAATACGGCGAATTGCTCGGCGCCCACCTGATTGGTGCCAATGTAACCGAAATGATTGCCGAGCTGGTAGTAGCCCGCAAGCTGGAAATTACCGGTCACGAGCTCATCAAATCGGTTCACCCGCACCCAACCATGAGCGAAGCAGTGATGGAAGCTGCTGCTGCCGCTTTCGACGAGGTGATCCACATTTAA
- a CDS encoding M20 family metallopeptidase produces the protein MMELKKEIQQLAQQYFNDTVAIRRHLHQYPELSFEEFETSDFIQKQLDEIGVSYRTGIVKTGIIARLDGKLPGGRTIALRADIDALPIVENSNDSYCSLNRGVMHACGHDAHSASLLGVIRILKKLEHKLRGTFLFIFQPGEEQFPGGGKLLLESGALNDPKPELILAQHVLPEMEAGHVGFRPGMYMASGDEIFFTVRGKGGHGALPHKLTDTVLTTAHIITALQQVVSRNAPADIPSVLSFGRVIAEGATNIIPDEVYVSGTFRTMDETWRAEAKERIQKIGQAIAEGMGATCEFQINHGYPMLMNDHEVTKQAREFAVEYLGKERVEDMGLRMTCEDFAYYSQQFPVAFFRFGVKKPGSSETASLHSPTFDIDEKALETSVGHMAYLAARFSQQKKE, from the coding sequence ATGATGGAATTGAAGAAAGAGATACAACAACTGGCACAACAATATTTCAACGACACGGTCGCCATCCGTCGCCACTTACACCAATACCCCGAGTTGTCATTCGAAGAGTTTGAAACCTCCGATTTTATCCAAAAGCAATTGGACGAAATAGGTGTTTCCTATCGGACGGGAATTGTCAAAACCGGCATCATTGCCCGGCTTGACGGAAAACTGCCGGGAGGACGAACGATTGCGTTGCGCGCTGACATCGATGCCCTTCCGATTGTCGAAAACTCAAACGATAGTTACTGCTCCCTCAACCGGGGCGTGATGCATGCCTGCGGACACGATGCACACTCCGCCTCTTTATTGGGAGTTATTCGAATCTTGAAGAAACTGGAACACAAACTTCGCGGTACGTTCCTGTTTATCTTCCAGCCGGGAGAAGAACAATTCCCCGGAGGCGGAAAACTGTTATTGGAATCGGGAGCATTGAACGATCCGAAACCGGAACTGATTCTGGCTCAACATGTGCTACCGGAAATGGAAGCCGGCCATGTTGGTTTCCGACCCGGGATGTATATGGCTTCCGGCGACGAAATCTTTTTCACCGTTAGGGGAAAAGGCGGACACGGAGCTTTGCCACACAAACTGACGGATACCGTTTTAACAACCGCACACATCATTACTGCGCTGCAGCAAGTAGTGAGCCGTAACGCTCCGGCCGATATCCCATCGGTGCTTTCTTTCGGAAGAGTAATTGCTGAAGGAGCCACAAACATCATCCCCGATGAAGTGTATGTATCCGGTACGTTCCGCACCATGGACGAAACCTGGCGAGCCGAAGCGAAGGAACGGATTCAAAAAATCGGCCAGGCAATAGCCGAAGGCATGGGAGCTACCTGTGAGTTTCAAATCAACCATGGCTACCCCATGCTGATGAACGACCACGAGGTGACCAAACAGGCCCGCGAGTTTGCCGTCGAATATCTGGGTAAAGAAAGAGTAGAAGACATGGGATTGCGAATGACCTGCGAAGATTTTGCCTATTATTCGCAACAATTTCCGGTTGCCTTTTTCCGCTTTGGCGTGAAGAAACCCGGAAGCAGCGAAACCGCATCACTGCACTCGCCCACTTTCGACATCGACGAAAAAGCGTTGGAAACTTCTGTTGGACACATGGCCTACCTGGCGGCCCGTTTCTCGCAGCAGAAAAAGGAATAA
- a CDS encoding TlpA disulfide reductase family protein — translation MKKFLFLLLALSAFAACSSPDGFIIKGNIQGQNTGEVALLKYDGTKWNVEDTAKLEDGNFVLKGKTDLPELRVIRLGQKKLVSQFFAENGKINVKAYADSLDKTVVTGSESNEIFTQFTDEMKRLSSEAKDIQQRYAKARMSGDEDGMKKAQIDIEAMVDNQKVFAKNFIREHKNSTVAPFVALWQFGQTATYNDLDTLIASFDPSIKESIYVKELQKMADQRRVTGIGAVAPDFTMNDPDGNPFTLSSLRGKYVLLDFWASWCAPCRQENPNVVKVYNEYKDKGFTVLGVSLDRDHDAWVKAIKDDHLTWHQVSDLQYWNNKVAREYGVTSIPHSLLLDKDGKIIAKNLRGPALEQKLKEVFGE, via the coding sequence ATGAAAAAATTCCTGTTTTTGCTGCTTGCCTTGTCGGCTTTTGCAGCTTGTTCATCACCTGATGGATTTATTATTAAAGGAAATATCCAGGGCCAGAATACTGGTGAAGTGGCTTTGTTAAAATACGACGGAACCAAGTGGAATGTGGAAGACACAGCCAAGCTTGAGGACGGCAATTTTGTGCTGAAAGGCAAGACGGATTTACCTGAATTGCGCGTTATTCGTTTAGGTCAGAAGAAACTGGTTTCCCAGTTCTTTGCTGAAAACGGAAAGATTAATGTGAAAGCTTACGCCGATAGTTTGGACAAAACGGTGGTTACCGGTTCCGAGTCTAACGAAATTTTCACGCAGTTTACTGATGAAATGAAGCGTCTTTCCAGCGAGGCTAAAGATATTCAGCAACGATATGCCAAAGCCCGCATGAGTGGAGATGAAGACGGCATGAAGAAAGCCCAGATTGACATCGAGGCAATGGTTGACAACCAGAAAGTTTTTGCCAAGAATTTTATTCGTGAGCACAAAAACAGCACAGTTGCTCCTTTCGTTGCTTTGTGGCAGTTTGGACAGACTGCAACATACAATGATCTGGATACATTAATTGCATCCTTCGATCCTTCTATCAAGGAATCGATTTATGTAAAAGAGCTGCAGAAGATGGCCGATCAGCGTCGTGTAACCGGAATTGGTGCCGTGGCTCCCGATTTTACCATGAACGATCCGGACGGAAATCCATTTACATTGTCTTCACTTCGCGGAAAATATGTACTGCTCGATTTCTGGGCATCGTGGTGTGCTCCCTGTCGTCAGGAAAATCCGAACGTGGTAAAAGTGTACAACGAGTACAAGGATAAAGGCTTCACGGTTCTGGGAGTATCACTCGATCGTGATCATGACGCGTGGGTGAAAGCCATTAAGGATGATCACCTGACCTGGCACCAGGTTTCCGACCTGCAATACTGGAACAATAAAGTGGCCCGCGAATATGGCGTGACCAGTATTCCGCACTCACTGTTGTTGGATAAAGATGGAAAGATCATCGCTAAAAACCTTCGTGGTCCGGCGTTGGAGCAAAAGCTGAAAGAAGTATTTGGCGAATAA
- a CDS encoding nitrilase-related carbon-nitrogen hydrolase: protein MEMKIATVQFAPVIGDTDATVARLRSLLKEAAAADLVVLPELANSGYAFSSQEEAWSLSECVEESHFLSFLTEECRKHQFAIATGFNERYGDKLFNSAVLLDADGVIGTYRKAHLFLNEKDIFEPGDTGFPVFLLGEVRVGMLICFDWVFPEAWRIMGLKGADIVCHLSNLVLPGLAQRTVPAHAVTNRYFVALANRIGQERELTFTGSSLICGVKGEILAEADATKEQVLMTTIDPLQARDKSLTNRNNWLQDRRPKLYRDEGLTD, encoded by the coding sequence ATGGAAATGAAGATTGCCACGGTTCAGTTTGCGCCCGTTATAGGAGATACTGATGCGACGGTTGCCAGGCTTCGCTCTTTGTTGAAAGAGGCTGCAGCGGCCGATTTGGTCGTCCTTCCTGAACTGGCAAATTCAGGTTATGCATTTTCCTCACAGGAAGAAGCCTGGTCGCTTTCCGAATGCGTGGAAGAAAGCCATTTTCTTTCCTTCCTTACGGAAGAATGCAGGAAACACCAATTCGCGATTGCGACAGGATTTAACGAGCGATACGGTGACAAACTTTTCAATTCGGCTGTTTTACTCGATGCAGATGGTGTGATCGGTACGTACCGGAAAGCACATTTGTTTTTGAACGAGAAAGATATTTTTGAACCGGGAGACACAGGTTTTCCGGTTTTTTTGTTGGGTGAAGTGCGCGTGGGAATGCTAATTTGTTTCGACTGGGTTTTCCCCGAAGCCTGGAGAATCATGGGGCTGAAAGGAGCCGACATTGTTTGTCATCTCAGCAATTTGGTATTGCCCGGCCTGGCCCAAAGGACAGTTCCGGCACACGCCGTCACCAATCGGTATTTCGTCGCTTTAGCTAATCGAATCGGACAGGAGAGGGAGCTTACCTTTACGGGAAGCAGCCTGATTTGTGGAGTAAAAGGAGAAATACTAGCCGAAGCAGACGCTACTAAAGAGCAGGTGCTGATGACAACCATTGATCCGCTTCAGGCCCGTGACAAATCGTTGACAAATCGAAATAACTGGTTGCAGGACCGACGTCCGAAGTTGTACCGGGACGAAGGTCTGACAGACTAG
- the meaB gene encoding methylmalonyl Co-A mutase-associated GTPase MeaB: protein MSKDNHHNDHPENDPNYLGLNVNKGIEQPDSVNEDSVKRFLSKRKRKLLPADEYVKGILDGNRTLLSQAVTLVESSNPEHQQLAQDIIIKCLPFAGNSTRLGITGVPGAGKSTFIEALGKHITGNGGKLAVLAIDPSSERTKGSILGDKTRMESLSGDPNAYIRPSPSAGSLGGVARKTRETIVLCEAAGFDTIFIETVGVGQSETAVHSMVDFFLLIQIAGAGDELQGIKRGIIEMSDAIAINKADGSNIEKANMAASQFRNALHLFPPTESGWIPKVLTCSSLVGTGITEVWDTVNDYVNRTRKNGFFNYRRREQAKYWMYESVNETLRNNFYGNPEIKKQLDGMEKAVLSDEISSFVAARRLLDIYFKTFESKDEKPE from the coding sequence ATGAGCAAGGATAATCATCATAACGACCACCCTGAAAATGATCCGAACTACCTCGGATTGAACGTAAATAAAGGAATTGAGCAGCCCGATTCGGTGAATGAAGATTCTGTGAAGCGGTTTCTGAGCAAACGAAAACGCAAATTGCTTCCGGCGGACGAGTATGTGAAAGGAATTCTGGATGGAAACCGTACGCTGCTTAGTCAGGCGGTAACGCTGGTGGAAAGTAGCAATCCCGAACATCAGCAGCTGGCGCAGGACATTATTATTAAATGCCTGCCGTTTGCCGGGAACTCAACCCGGTTGGGAATTACCGGTGTGCCCGGAGCGGGAAAAAGTACATTTATCGAGGCGTTGGGCAAGCACATCACCGGAAATGGTGGAAAGCTGGCCGTTCTTGCCATTGACCCAAGTTCCGAGCGGACGAAAGGTTCAATTCTTGGTGACAAAACCCGGATGGAAAGCTTGTCTGGTGATCCCAACGCTTACATCCGTCCCAGTCCTTCGGCAGGTTCGCTGGGCGGCGTGGCCCGGAAGACAAGAGAAACTATTGTTCTATGCGAAGCCGCTGGATTTGATACCATTTTTATCGAAACCGTAGGAGTTGGACAATCCGAAACAGCAGTGCACTCGATGGTCGATTTCTTCCTGTTAATTCAAATAGCGGGAGCTGGCGACGAGTTGCAGGGAATCAAACGCGGCATCATCGAGATGTCCGATGCCATAGCCATCAACAAGGCTGATGGCAGTAACATCGAGAAAGCCAACATGGCCGCTTCGCAATTCCGCAATGCACTGCATCTTTTCCCGCCCACGGAATCGGGATGGATTCCGAAGGTGCTCACCTGTTCATCGCTGGTAGGCACAGGCATCACCGAAGTTTGGGATACGGTGAATGACTACGTTAATCGGACCCGGAAGAATGGATTTTTCAATTACCGTCGTCGGGAACAAGCAAAATACTGGATGTACGAATCGGTAAACGAAACGCTGAGAAACAATTTTTATGGTAATCCGGAGATAAAAAAGCAGTTGGATGGAATGGAAAAAGCAGTTCTGAGTGACGAGATCAGTTCGTTTGTGGCTGCCCGAAGGTTGCTCGATATCTACTTCAAAACGTTCGAAAGCAAAGATGAAAAGCCGGAATAA
- a CDS encoding aminopeptidase C, giving the protein MMKKLTLLLLLGVWSATAAWAQSGALTADQLQKIRQSYKEDSYTKAMENALSNNDINKLALNRDNVDKVDQHFKYKVDDISGITDQKGSGRCWMFTSLNIFRPVAMRHFNVDEFEFSENYLYFYDIFEKANLFLNNVVASADLPFTSRKVNWYFKSPVDDGGVWNSFVNLVNKYGMVPKSAMPETHSSENTRKMVKFIVTKLRQDGLELRQMVADKKSKTDIENRRVEMLEGVYRMLALNLGNPPEQFRWRYKDKDGNLSEYKNYTPQQFRDEVLGDIKLSEYVMLMNDPTRPYYKHYEIENYRNTEEGINWNYVNLPNDVIKQFAIESIKNNEPMYASCDVGAFYVKGSGVLSTENYDYGAVYGVKFGMDKKQRILTGESGSSHGMALIAVDVNDQGKPTKWQFENSWGPDSDYHGYLTFTDNWFNQYMFRFVINKKYLDSKTLKAWSEKAEMLPPWDPMF; this is encoded by the coding sequence ATGATGAAAAAACTGACATTGCTGTTGTTGCTGGGAGTGTGGAGTGCCACAGCGGCCTGGGCTCAATCGGGGGCACTGACAGCAGACCAACTACAGAAAATCAGACAATCGTACAAGGAAGATTCGTACACCAAAGCGATGGAAAATGCGCTTTCGAACAACGATATCAACAAGCTGGCGCTGAACCGCGACAATGTGGACAAAGTTGACCAGCATTTCAAATACAAAGTAGATGATATTTCCGGCATCACCGACCAAAAAGGCTCGGGCCGTTGCTGGATGTTTACCTCGCTGAATATCTTCCGACCGGTGGCCATGCGGCATTTCAACGTCGATGAGTTTGAGTTCTCGGAGAATTACCTCTATTTCTACGATATTTTCGAGAAGGCTAATCTCTTTCTGAACAACGTGGTTGCCAGTGCTGACCTTCCGTTTACGAGCCGGAAGGTGAACTGGTATTTCAAATCGCCGGTAGACGACGGTGGCGTTTGGAACTCGTTTGTCAACCTGGTGAACAAGTACGGGATGGTTCCCAAGAGTGCCATGCCCGAAACTCATTCGAGTGAGAACACCCGGAAGATGGTGAAGTTTATCGTGACCAAGTTGCGTCAGGATGGATTGGAACTCCGCCAGATGGTAGCCGACAAAAAATCGAAGACTGATATAGAGAACCGCCGGGTAGAAATGCTGGAAGGCGTTTACCGGATGCTGGCCCTGAACCTGGGAAATCCGCCGGAACAGTTCCGTTGGAGATACAAGGATAAAGACGGTAATCTCTCGGAATACAAAAACTACACACCGCAGCAATTCCGCGATGAAGTTTTGGGTGATATCAAACTGTCGGAATACGTGATGCTGATGAACGACCCGACGCGCCCGTATTACAAACACTACGAAATCGAGAATTACCGCAATACCGAGGAAGGCATCAACTGGAACTATGTGAACCTCCCGAACGATGTCATCAAGCAGTTTGCCATCGAGTCGATTAAAAACAACGAACCGATGTATGCTTCCTGCGATGTTGGTGCTTTCTACGTAAAAGGTTCAGGCGTATTGTCTACCGAGAATTACGACTATGGAGCGGTTTACGGTGTGAAATTCGGCATGGATAAGAAGCAGCGTATCCTAACGGGAGAAAGCGGTTCGTCGCACGGAATGGCACTGATTGCCGTTGATGTGAATGACCAGGGAAAACCCACCAAGTGGCAGTTTGAAAACAGCTGGGGCCCGGATTCTGATTACCACGGTTACCTGACGTTTACCGACAACTGGTTCAATCAATACATGTTCCGGTTTGTCATCAACAAAAAATATCTCGATAGCAAAACATTGAAAGCCTGGAGCGAAAAAGCAGAAATGCTGCCGCCGTGGGACCCGATGTTCTGA
- a CDS encoding DUF1573 domain-containing protein, with protein sequence MKRTVSVLVLFLFMAGLNSAVAQNRATIKFDNLEHNFGTFKEEQGNVSYDFKFKNTGNAPLIVSYVRSSCGCTTPEWTRKPVSPGDEGHIRVTYNPRNRPGNFTKTISISSNATNPMVVLKIRGKVIPRVKTPEELYPREVGLIRMRTNHLAFVKIKDDEVRTDSLQFVNLGDKPVTIGVKQAPSYLKVDIVPKTVEPGKKGHFVVTYDASKKKEYGFVIDRVYLTENGESNYNYSIGVSATIVEDFSKLTPQQLANSPKVGFDERVFNFGEISEGQKVNHVFQIKNTGKSDLVIRRIRASCGCTAVTPATTVIKPGQSTDLKVVFNSHGKRGRQNKSITVITNDPDQPTTILRITGNVKS encoded by the coding sequence ATGAAGAGAACTGTTTCTGTTTTAGTATTATTTCTGTTCATGGCGGGTTTGAATTCGGCGGTCGCACAAAACCGGGCCACCATAAAATTCGATAACCTGGAACATAACTTTGGTACATTCAAGGAAGAACAAGGGAATGTATCGTATGATTTCAAATTTAAAAATACGGGTAATGCGCCTTTGATTGTTTCCTATGTGCGTTCTTCGTGTGGTTGTACAACCCCGGAGTGGACCCGGAAACCTGTGTCACCCGGTGACGAGGGCCATATCAGGGTAACTTACAATCCGCGTAACCGTCCGGGAAATTTTACCAAGACGATTAGTATCTCCTCAAATGCAACGAATCCGATGGTGGTTCTGAAGATTCGCGGTAAGGTGATTCCCCGCGTGAAAACACCTGAAGAGCTTTACCCGCGCGAGGTAGGTTTGATCAGGATGCGTACCAATCATCTGGCTTTTGTGAAAATTAAAGATGATGAGGTCAGAACCGACAGCCTTCAATTCGTTAACCTGGGCGACAAGCCGGTGACGATTGGTGTGAAGCAGGCACCGTCATATCTGAAAGTGGACATTGTTCCGAAGACGGTAGAGCCGGGTAAGAAAGGCCATTTCGTGGTAACCTACGATGCCTCGAAAAAGAAAGAATACGGATTTGTGATCGACCGGGTGTATTTGACCGAAAACGGTGAATCGAACTATAATTACTCCATTGGTGTTAGCGCTACGATTGTGGAAGACTTTTCGAAACTCACTCCGCAACAGTTGGCCAATTCGCCTAAAGTTGGTTTTGACGAGCGCGTGTTTAATTTCGGCGAAATCAGTGAAGGACAGAAAGTGAATCACGTTTTCCAGATTAAGAATACCGGTAAGAGCGATTTGGTTATCCGTCGCATCCGGGCATCGTGCGGATGTACTGCCGTTACTCCGGCTACAACCGTTATTAAGCCGGGCCAAAGCACCGATTTGAAAGTGGTCTTTAATTCGCATGGCAAGCGTGGTCGTCAGAATAAATCGATTACGGTTATCACGAACGATCCCGATCAGCCAACCACGATTTTACGGATTACCGGAAATGTGAAGTCATAA
- a CDS encoding sulfite exporter TauE/SafE family protein, producing the protein MELSQVLLLVLVGFTAGIVSGALGVGGGIVLIPALVYLFGMEQHTAQGTSLAILLPPTGILAAMAYQKQGFINWKYAIIITLIFVLGAWVGAQFSIAVPEKLMRRIFALFLLIVGAKMFFGK; encoded by the coding sequence ATGGAACTATCGCAGGTTTTGTTGCTGGTTCTGGTCGGATTTACCGCCGGGATCGTTAGTGGAGCACTCGGTGTGGGCGGCGGTATTGTCCTGATTCCGGCTTTGGTCTATCTCTTCGGAATGGAACAACACACCGCGCAGGGAACCAGTTTGGCTATCCTCTTACCGCCTACCGGGATTCTGGCAGCCATGGCTTACCAGAAACAGGGTTTCATCAACTGGAAATATGCTATTATCATTACCTTAATCTTCGTTTTGGGTGCCTGGGTTGGAGCACAGTTTTCCATCGCCGTTCCCGAGAAGTTGATGCGACGAATCTTTGCGTTATTCCTGTTAATTGTCGGAGCTAAAATGTTTTTTGGAAAATGA